The Xenopus tropicalis strain Nigerian chromosome 7, UCB_Xtro_10.0, whole genome shotgun sequence genome includes a region encoding these proteins:
- the LOC108648066 gene encoding olfactory receptor 10Z1-like, with the protein ICDPLHYIARMSRKHCAWLITAAFIVGFLDPVGLIFLISKLSYCASHLINHFFCDVSPLLKLSCSSTFSVELLIYINGTLCFISSFLLTLTSYIFIISAILKIQSSEGRQKAFSTCASHLACVITLYGTLFSLYMRPATSYSIKRDKYFSLLYIALGPMSISQYKLLTLSYKQDSFKL; encoded by the exons atctgtgatccccttcattacattgcccgaatgagcaggaaacactgtgcttggcttataactgcagcattcattGTTGGGTTTCTTGACCCTGTCGGACTTATTTtccttatatctaaactatcatattgtgcttcccatcttattaaccattttttctgtgatgtctcaccattgctaaaactttcctgcagcagcacttttagtgtggaacttttaatttacattaatggAACATTGTGTTTTAtcagttccttcctccttactctgacctcatacatatttatcatctctgctatcctgaaaatacaatcctcagaggggagacaaaaagccttttctacctgtgcttctcacctggcctgtgtgataaccctttatgggacactATTTTCCCTGTATATGAGACCCGCCACAAGTTATTccataaaaagagacaagtatttctcactgctgtacattgccctgggccct atGAGTATTAGTCAATACAAGTTGCTAACACTAAGCTATAAGCAGGATAGTTTCAAACTGTGA